From the Trifolium pratense cultivar HEN17-A07 linkage group LG4, ARS_RC_1.1, whole genome shotgun sequence genome, the window TTGGTATCAGTAGAACTTTGTTGTTTTATCCTTGGAACTTCGTGATTGATCGTCTGTTTTGCACAATTTTGGACAGtaccgcgaaacgtcttaaagaaagcgtatCGACCCGCGACTCACTCCAGTAATCTATTCGGTgcttgaaaattattttaacgGTTTTTTAACTCCGAAAACAACACTCTAtgtatcatatatatatttggacCTGATAAGTGTGTTCCTTATTGAGAGTTAAATCAAAAATTAATATCAAGTGTTAGATTTAAATATCAGTTGTCTTAAAGAAGAGAGCAAGAAATTTTATGTGTGAACATTTAAAACTGTCCATTCTAAAAAATAGAGCAAGAAATCTAAAATTTTCCATTCTAAGATAATGACCTGCATCATAGCTTTACACATGCGTTGAAAGTAATTTAACAacgaaaaaaataattgtttttgttaaattaatCTAGCTATGTTCCAAAAAACTGACCAATGCATGTAATAAGAAGTTCCAAAAGGGACGCATGAAATAAAATGGTTAGAggaaaatcacaccaatgagTGATTAtcttaaaattatcaaattttttcattaattaaatgATGGATTTTTGTACAACTACGATATTAGctatattttaattaacatCTTTCTGAAAATATTAACATCTCTATAATCAAACTAACTTTGTATAACATATATTTTAACGAAGAGTTGGTTTTTAGCTTTAGCTATTTAGCAGGGAGCAAGTTCCTCTTTTATAActgtttttttcttgtttttaggCGCAATAGTTTTTGCTGTGATGGCCTGTCTTTTTTCGTGTTTTTGTTTCCCTCCTCTGTACCTTTGTTGTACGGTTTTCTGTTGTAATTAAGATTTcaccttaataaaaaaaaaaaagctcaaaTGATATTCCATGCAACAAAAAATTCTCACCAATTAACACTACTACAAAAATAGGTATTTAATAGCatttattttgacttttgataaCGTTTTAAAGTGCTATTCCTAAAATTTCTGATTTTATAATATccactatttaagtagcggatataTAAAAATAGAACGTGCGAATAACTAGTAAGATTACAAAAATAACTCCCAATTAGCAACTCCCACTAACTTTGGCAAAATATGGCCTGTTTGTAGACATGCCAATTGGGTGCTTAGCTTAAATGAAATTAGATAAATACAAGAATCGAAAACAAGACACCCTATCCTATCCTCATTCCCTTTCACATTCCTAAACCATGTTCCCTTACCTAATTCTCACTTGTCCCTTCCCTTCTCTCTCTTTCATACTATTAGATTAGAttggaaaaataagaaaataaagaacACTTACAAATCTTTgtataaacaaatataaaaatgtaaCCATCTTTAACAAACTTTCATTTGTTTCTGAAAACTAattatttcattcatttttttaaaataattataattaaagaaaCTCTTGTGTGATCACAACATTTTAGAAACAAGATTTTAGTATACtcacaaaaatgaaaaagaagatagaaaaggaaaagaattaaataatataatttttataaataattaaataatacttcgtccctaaatataagactctctttatatttttctttgtccctttttataagactCCTTTCATATTTTCAAGggcattaattatttctttaccaAAACATACCTCTAATTAAATTGCAAATTTTTCTACAATCTCATTTTATTtcttgaaggataaaattgtaaaaccaATATcaattgtcaacaaatttaataccaCAATCCACTTTCACTCTGAGTGTTCAAATCTTGTGCCTAAAATATTGTGACCACCCATATATTgtccaaaaaattatacatcatttttttaaaaagtaaattaactaaaaaaaaagagaataatacttgaccaaacaaaaaaaaaagagagaataatGTAAACCCTTTACATctttggctctttctcctcATAAACGAATCAtctaacaaaaagaaaaactcatATTCCTAATTAGCTAATCTTTTCTCTTCTTTCcctatcaattattttttttttttattatagattatagattattattattattattattataaactgaTTAGAATAAAAAATGTGGGAATCATTTTTCTAATGTAATTATAATATTACAATAAAAGATTATTATAAATGAAGTCATATACATACAGCGCTATTGCATCAAATACAAACCAAcccacataattttttttctctatgaTTTCACAATAAATAAGACTCGGAATCATAGAGTTAattacaagaagaaaaaaaaaattatggatccAAAACAGTTtcaaattgaaacaaattcGGATCCTAACCCATCAACTGATGTTTATCATCTTGCTCTGGATATTGGAGGTAACtttcactttttctttcttaactTTTTCTTTGCTTTGTTCAATTTTATGGGGTTTAGTTTTtatgtaaaaaagttttaatcTTGATTAGTAATGCTTGTGATTTAATTGAACCCTGTTTTCAATCTTCTGATCAATATGCATACCAAATTTTTGAGGAggttggtgttttttttttttagttcagTTGAGTTTTAGAATTATGGTGTGTTTGGGTGAACAACTTATCTAAAAGCTTAATAAATAAGATTAGTGCTTATTTGTTGTTAAGGTCTAGTTCAACCTACAATGTTGATATTGTTAGGCTGAACACATTCATCTGGGTTTGAACCTAGAACCTCGCAGTTGTGTGTCTGTGTTTATCTTGTAACTGCTTAAGTATAAGTTGTATTAGAAAGTTCAATTACAAGTTATTTATAGGATTAAAGAGGAATGCAGTTAAGCTGTTTGAATATACGatgtaagttgttttcataatctGTACTAGAGTGCTTAttgaaataagctgaaaaataattatggtatatgttataagctattttcacaCGCTCTCTCAAACAATTACACAGACATTTATATCATAAGATAAGTGCCACTCTGGGTGCACTCAACAATGGGAGTGAGAATGATGCTAGCACTTGATAATGATTGTTGCATGTAACTGACTCCGTTGAATGGGATACAACTTGGTTGTTGTTGAAAGGATCATGGTTATACAGTTGAATTGCTATCACTTTGGTGAACCTGGATTGTCAGCAGGCATTAATTTGACATATTCACGCATTCGGTACAGCCGTAGTCGTTGGATTGATATTGGACGGTGCAGATTTCAAACTCggtatttttaatttaaagagaAATCAAAATCTGCAGTGAATTATGAACCGTTCGATCTTGACACAATGAATAAGGATGTACCGAATGAGTAAATCCCAACCtaaattctaagatgatattAGAGTCAATTCAAGATTTGTCGGGCCACTCATTCTCGAGAAACTTGAGTCATACTCTTGATGTCCAATCTTTGCACGTGAGAACATGCGTTGAGAGTCATTCATTGAATGTGATATGTCCTGAAATAGTATTTATATGTATGTGAGAGACAGCTGTCAACTTAAAATCCGGTTTTGCGAGGTTTAGTAAAACCCAATCCAAATTCTAAGAATAATTATGCAATTTAAAGTGTATGCCTTATAAGCGTTTCTTGGCGGTTAATAATGTTGTCTATCTGTTGACAGGATCTCTTGCCAAGCTAGTATACTTCACAAAAGATGATCATTTTGTGGACGGCGAAGCGGAGATATCTCCTAGAAAGACATCAGATAAATCCAAAGACAATAGTAGGAACCATCCTGTTATTAAAGGAAGGCTCaattttaagaaatttgaaACAAGCAAGATAAATGATTGTATAGATTTTATCAAGACCATGAAACTTCATCTTGGAGGTGAGTacaaaattttgtttcttcGTTATTGCAACTCTTGATACTTGATAGTGTTTATGACCACATTCATGATGAGTTCATTCTGAAATTCTTATTACTTTTCTGCTACTTCCGTCAATTAATTGTAACTGGTGATAAACTCAGGTAGTCAGCAGCAAGAAAATCCTGGAAGTCAGCCAATATCGATTAAGGTAATTAAAGTTTCAAAGTTTGAACCCGTTATATTACGAACAATTTGTTCCTATTGCCCCTATGCTTGTGTATGTAGAAGCTTAAATGAAAAATGTTCcattcaataaaatatattatatatttggtcTTGAGGCACTTGATTCTATATTATATACTTTTTAAGAATGAAAACTATTGGTGTGAAGGCAACAGGTGGTGGTTCATACAAATATGCAGACCTCTTCAAGGAAAGGCTAGGGATAATTCTTGACAAGGAAGATGAAATGGATTGTCTTGTTGCAGGATCAAATTTTCTTCTCGAGGTAGGATCCTGATAACATActcatttttttctctatatattcaataaataatcTTTGATGTCCCAAAAGATTAGCATATATGTAGAGATCCCATATCAATTAGTTTTATGGCCAAAGTAATCCTAAGATTTGGTAGCTGTTGCCGATTCAAAAAAAAGATTTGGTAGCTGTTGAGTCATCCTTCTTATGCACCTTAAGAATTTCTCAACGCAAAATCTAATCCCTGTATCACTCTTCTTTCAATAGGTAGTTGACCGAGAAGCTTTTACCTATATGAATGATCAAAGGCAATTTATGCAGATAGACCAAAATGATCTGTATCCCTATCTTCTCGTTAATATTGGGTCTGGTGTTGGCATGATCAAGGTTCTTATCATTCAAGATACATAATGTTTtccaattttgaaattttaatcttttttaaacaattcaagAAATCTCTTAATCTTTTCAATTCATAAAATAGGTGGAAGGAGATGGAAAGTTTGAGCGAGTTAGTGGAACAAGTATAGGTGGAGGCACTTTCTGGGGTTTAGGAAAGCTTTTAACTAAATGCAAGaggttatttatttacttaattATTTCGAGGACATATAATCATTATTGGTTTTATATATACTCATAGGACTAACATCAATGCACTTTGTGGTTCAGTTTTGATGAATTGCTGGAATTAAGTTACCAGGGCAACAACAGAGCGGTAGATATGCTTGTCGGAGATATTTATGGTGGAATGGACTATGCAAAGGTATAACTaatgaaactttatgtcatttttccTGTTTAATATATGATACTACGGTTATTCTGATGTTTTAAATGGAGAGTAACATTATCTTAGGGTTCTTCGGTTCGCTGATATATATTGttcttttgttctttgattGATAACAGATTGGTCTTTCATCAACAGCAATAGCCTCTAGTTTTGGAAAGGCAATGTCTGATAGTAAGGAGCGTGAAGATTACAAACCCGAAGATATTGCTCGATCTCTTCTAAGAATGATTTCAAATAATATTGGACAGGTCAGTTTTATACTGTGGATTTGTAGTTAGATGAACGGTACTGTCAGACCGTGCACTAAATATTATGAAGTAATGCTATATCATAAGCATATCCATTTGTACAATGTATCTAGTGAAGTAAAACTTTTTGGCATATCTCAAAACCTGCAATTCGGTTTTATTTGTTGCAATGATCTTCTTTGTGcttttctatgtttataatgGTTGGTTAATGGAGGATATCTCATTTACACCCTATTTGTTATTTCCCTGTATTCTTTCTCATTACCATCTTCTTTTCTAAAATGGAACTTCTAGCTACTAAATCAAAGATGGAAGCCAAAATGCTACTTTGCATGTTATTGATATTTGTTTGATGGGAAAAATAGAATATTTGTGTATACACAAGGGAAAATCAAAGCATATTTTTCACTGATTTCAATATATACCAATAAAGTTAAAGATGAACGTGGATATGAACTTTTATACACACATATACACACATAATTAGATATTAGCACTCAGAGTCTTATTTTATTAGTGGATCTTGTTGTGCTGGCCtgtgtatttatcttatattaggTGTCAGTTCTTACGATATTCTAACCACCCTTTTCCTACGATCCTTtaacctttattttttatgcaaaGGAACGATTCTTTAACCTAATATCTGCATCATGAAAACTTCCCACATAACATCAGATAGTGTTGTGAACTGAAGAAAATCAAATGGGAAACTGCtagaaaagataaaaaaaaaaaaggaatgaaatgTTTCGTTAAAACTGAATAGAAAATGGAAAATAGAATTCTCACCAGGGTTTCCTCTTTATAAAGGATTTCTTCTTTTACACTAAGCTATCCAATTGCAGAGTTAAATTCTTCTTTTCTGATTTTCctactatttatttatcatGAAGCATTTAATGTTACTTTAGCCAGGAAATGGATTTCGGCTCttatttgtttccttttgttGTTTGCTTTCAGATATCTTACTTAAATGCCCTTCGATTTGGGCTGAAGAGGATATTTTTTGGTGGATTTTTTATTCGGAGGCATCCTTTTACAATGGATACACTATCTGTTGCTGTTAATTTCTGGTAAGTGACAATGAAGATCCTCCATCCAACTGCCTTTTTTGTACTGCATAACTAAAATGGTTTATGGTGAGATACATGGACTTATCTTTACGAATAACAgctcatataaaattatttctgTTCCTTACAACATTCGTAAAAGCTTTTGGTTCTATAGCCAAAACAATATTAGTCGCAAAC encodes:
- the LOC123921686 gene encoding pantothenate kinase 1 encodes the protein MDPKQFQIETNSDPNPSTDVYHLALDIGGSLAKLVYFTKDDHFVDGEAEISPRKTSDKSKDNSRNHPVIKGRLNFKKFETSKINDCIDFIKTMKLHLGGSQQQENPGSQPISIKATGGGSYKYADLFKERLGIILDKEDEMDCLVAGSNFLLEVVDREAFTYMNDQRQFMQIDQNDLYPYLLVNIGSGVGMIKVEGDGKFERVSGTSIGGGTFWGLGKLLTKCKSFDELLELSYQGNNRAVDMLVGDIYGGMDYAKIGLSSTAIASSFGKAMSDSKEREDYKPEDIARSLLRMISNNIGQISYLNALRFGLKRIFFGGFFIRRHPFTMDTLSVAVNFWSKGEAKAMFLRHEGFLGAVGAFMSSDKHGLKELLVKQETQQIPTKLSFAVDKMHWPLDGELNGEESIECNVYVT